The following are from one region of the Odontesthes bonariensis isolate fOdoBon6 chromosome 16, fOdoBon6.hap1, whole genome shotgun sequence genome:
- the LOC142401890 gene encoding odorant receptor 131-2-like, translated as MSFINQTQTNTTSEFQRQGLLFIVLLTTITTLLCCVFLFVNGTMLFTLRSKPVFRETSRYILLSNLLFADTMQLAHNQTLFLLSAMGVKMLYPVCAALTVLYSLPHGVSFLTLVLMCLERYVAVCYPLRHAAIITIRNTSVAICVFWTFTSLSCLIQLTLMLNVSLEEMKRMQMKDYCGRDSVFIDPRSNLYDKASTYFLFALAGVTVTFSYFGIIVAARSASTDKASAKKALKTLLLHLLQLGLSMSSTVHSTLIIIVSTRDRILTINIQTILYISLIIVPKCLSSLIYGLRDQTIRPVLMLNLSCRCRSLSVIPTKAKLRALAT; from the coding sequence ATGTCCTTCATTAATCAAACTCAGACAAACACCACTTCTGAGTTCCAGCGTCAGGGATTACTATTCATTGTGTTACTTACCACTATAACAACACTACTATGCtgtgtgtttctctttgttaatgGGACCATGTTGTTCACTTTGAGGAGTAAACCAGTGTTTCGGGAGACCTCTCGTTATATTCTTCTGTCTAACCTTCTTTTTGCAGACACTATGCAGTTGGCACACAATCAGACATTGTTTTTACTGTCAGCCATGGGAGTAAAAATGCTGTATCCAGTGTGTGCTGCTCTAACAGTACTCTACAGTCTCCCACATGGTGTCTCTTTTCTCACACTGGTGTTGATGTGTCTGGAGAGATATGTAGCTGTGTGCTATCCACTACGGCACGCTGCCATCATCACCATAAGAAACACAAGTGTAGctatttgtgtgttttggaCCTTTACTTCACTAAGTTGTCTTATTCAACTAACCCTGATGTTAAATGTTAGCTTGGAAGAAATGAAGCGTATGCAAATGAAAGACTATTGTGGCAGAGATAGTGTGTTTATTGATCCAAGATCTAATCTTTATGACAAAGCATCCACTTATTTTCTGTTTGCATTAGCAGGTGTCACCGTCACTTTCTCCTATTTTGGTATCATTGTAGCAGCCAGGTCGGCTTCCACAGACAAAGCTTCAGCCAAGAAGGCCCTTAAAACACTGCTGCTGCATCTGTTGCAGCTGGGCCTCAGTATGTCCTCCACTGTACACAGCACACTGATCATAATTGTGTCCACTCGAGACAGGATCTTGACTATAAACATACAAACTATTCTTTATATTTCTCTCATTATAGTTCCCAAATGTCTGAGTTCCCTCATCTATGGTCTCAGAGACCAGACTATCAGACCCGTCCTCATGCTCAATCTCAGCTGTCGGTGCAGAAGCTTATCTGTGATCCCAACGAAAGCTAAACTTAGAGCATTGGCCACGTAA
- the LOC142401891 gene encoding odorant receptor 131-2-like, whose translation MSFINQTQTNTTSEFQRQRLLFIVLLTTITTLPCCVFLFINGTMLFTLRSKPVFRETSRFILLHTLLFADTVQLAHSQTLFLLSALGVKMLYPVCAALTVLYNIPHGVSFLTLVLMCLERYVAVCYPLRHAAIITTRNTGVAICVLWTFSSLSCLIQLSLVLNVSFEDMKRMQMTDYCGKESVFIDPRSNLYDKASTYFLFALAGVTVTFSYFGIIVAARSASTDKASAKKARKTLLLHLLQLGLSMSSTVHSTLIIVVSTNLDRVIVANIQVLVYLCLIILPKCLSSLIYGLRDQTITPVLMLNLSCRCRSLSVISVVQTSAKI comes from the coding sequence ATGTCCTTCATTAATCAAACTCAGACCAACACCACTTCTGAGTTCCAGCGTCAGAGGCTACTGTTCATTGTGTTACTTACAACTATAACAACATTACCATGCTGTGTGTTTCTCTTCATTAATGGGACCATGTTGTTCACTTTGAGGAGTAAACCGGTATTTCGGGAGACCTCTCGTTTTATTCTTCTGCATACCCTTCTTTTTGCAGACACTGTGCAGTTGGCACACAGTCAGACATTGTTTTTACTGTCAGCCTTGGGAGTAAAAATGCTGTATCCAGTGTGTGCTGCTCTAACAGTACTGTATAATATTCCACATGGTGTCTCTTTTCTCACACTGGTGTTGATGTGTCTGGAGAGATATGTAGCTGTGTGCTATCCACTACGGCACGCTGCCATCATCACCACTAGAAACACAGGTGTAGCTATTTGTGTGCTTTGGACCTTTAGTTCACTAAGTTGTCTTATTCAACTAAGCCTGGTGTTAAATGTTAGCTTTGAAGACATGAAGCGTATGCAAATGACAGACTATTGTGGCAAAGAAAGTGTGTTTATTGATCCAAGATCTAATCTTTATGACAAAGCATCCACTTATTTTCTGTTTGCATTAGCAGGTGTCACCGTCACTTTCTCCTATTTTGGTATCATTGTAGCAGCCAGGTCGGCTTCCACAGACAAAGCTTCAGCCAAGAAGGCCCGTAAAACACTGCTGCTGCATCTGTTGCAGCTGGGCCTCAGTATGTCCTCCACTGTACACAGCACATTGATCATAGTTGTGTCCACAAATCTAGACAGGGTCATAGTTGCGAACATCCAGGTCCTTGTTTATCTTTGTCTCATTATCCTTCCCAAATGTTTGAGTTCCCTCATCTATGGTCTCAGAGACCAGACTATCACACCTGTCCTCATGCTCAATCTCAGTTGTCGGTGCAGAAGCTTATCTGTGATCTCTGTGGTCCAAACGAGTGCTAAAATCTGA